One genomic region from Anopheles bellator chromosome 2, idAnoBellAS_SP24_06.2, whole genome shotgun sequence encodes:
- the LOC131207691 gene encoding cytochrome b5-related protein-like encodes MAPGAERKPSDSSPAVAYATDLTHRYPTFRDESFKTTHNWLEGRRYDDGAEGLWRIQDALYDLEDFARTHPGGSEWIRRTKGTDITEAFETHHITRTAEQMLPKFYVRPATQPRNIRLTFAEHGFFRTLKRRVRQKLETVDPTPTKHSCQILDVLLLTVLLTAYLAVYFDSYAIGFVCGAFVNATIIAAHNFLHQRDNWRMLAFNIAFLSYREWRVSHVMSHHLYPNSLLDMEISGFEPFLCYLPWPELKNSFQRYGSWFYGPFIFGAVFLSEYIKRLMDSVNQGKNRFYLDDLIPFLLPTFMYITNPGSLGVVLRLWLFIVLMGSLWFGLVGLSAGHHHPKALHSGDVFPDGIDFGLYQLATIVERRGVTGSLLKVLTTFGDHHLHHMFPTLDHAIFPQLNDVFLQTCREFHVGQLSSSWFSQFLAQNIQLARVKPRVHRCTVEPKTSK; translated from the exons ATGGCACCAGGCGCTGAGCGGAAGCCATCCGATTCGTCACCGGCAGTTGCATATGCCACGGACCTCACGCATCGCTATCCAACGTTTCGCGATGAATCGTTCAAAACGACGCATAACTGGTTGGAGGGGAGAAGGTACGACGATGGTGCGGAGGGGCTTTGGCGCATCCAGGACGCTCTGTATGACCTTGAAGACTTTGCTCGCACCCATCCCGGCGGTTCCGAGTGGATCCGCAGGACAAAG GGAACCGATATTACGGAAGCCTTCGAAACGCACCACATCACGCGTACGGCGGAACAAATGCTGCCCAAGTTTTACGTACGACCCGCCACCCAACCCCGAAACATCCGGCTGACGTTCGCTGAACACGGCTTCTTCCGCACCCTGAAGCGGCGCGTACGTCAGAAGCTGGAGACCGTcgatccgacaccgacgaaACACTCGTGCCAGATTTTGGACGTGCTGCTACTGACGGTGCTGCTGACGGCCTATTTGGCCGTATACTTCGACAGCTACGCCATCGGCTTCGTATGTGGTGCGTTCGTGAACGCAACCATCATCGCGGCGCATAACTTTCTGCACCAGCGAGACAACTGGCGCATGCTGGCCTTCAACATAGCTTTTCTGAGCTACAG GGAGTGGCGCGTTTCACATGTGATGTCCCACCATCTCTACCCAAACTCGCTGCTGGACATGGAGATATCCGGCTTTGAGCCATTCCTCTGCTACCTTCCCTGGCCGGAACTGAAAAACAGCTTTCAGCGATATGGATCCTGGTTCTACGGTCCCTTCATCTTCGGAGCAGTATTCTTAAGCGAATACATCAAGCGACTTATGGACAGCGTCAACCAGGGAAAGAACCGGTTCTACCTGGACGATTTGATACCGTTCCTGTTGCCAACATTCATGTACATCACGAACCCGGGAAGTTTGGGTGTGGTGCTACGACTGTGGCTGTTCATCGTGCTGATGGGTAGCCTCTGGTTCGGACTGGTTGGCCTGAGTGcgggccatcatcatcccaaAGCGCTCCATTCGGGTGACGTTTTTCC TGATGGCATAGATTTTGGGCTGTACCAACTGGCCACGATCGTGGAGCGGAGGGGTGTCACAGGTTCGCTGCTGAAGGTGCTCACCACGTTCGGCGATCACCATCTGCACCATATGTTCCCGACGCTGGACCACGCCATCTTCCCCCAGCTGAACGATGTGTTTCTGCAGACGTGCCGCGAATTTCACGTCGGCCAACTATCGAGCTCGTGGTTCTCACAGTTTCTAGCTCAAAACATACAACTGGCCAGGGTTAAGCCAAGAGTGCATCGGTGCACCGTTGAGCCGAAAACGAGCAAGTAA
- the LOC131208366 gene encoding cytochrome b5-related protein-like yields MANGYITTIAKKYPSFRDERLKTTDLWLDGKRADDGAEGLWRIHDTLYDLSDFIDHHPGGSEWIRLTKGTDITESFETHHINTRAEGLLAKYKVREATAPRAVQLTFHDDGFYRTLKRRVRDKLKDIDYAPVKQSKLIIDSMLAAAFGLAFLAIRLHSYVIGAFSGLFVCWTMIAAHNFFHQRDNWRMMTFNLAFSSYRKWRVSHAMSHHNFPNSILDLEITYFEPYLCWLPNPATKSAFVRYGSWAYGPIVYSVLLYAEFFKRIAETVKLGKNTFHLDDLVTFILPTFMYVVGTTSLWEVVKMWLFVVLVASFMFGLIGLNAAHHHPKTVHDGDRIPENIDYAVYQLAAVIDRSDTKGSLFMVLTTFGDHCLHHLFPTLDHGILPQLYPVFFETCHEFETVYREMPWLQQIIGQHKQLARIETMTYNPSEKFN; encoded by the exons ATGGCGAACGGTTACATCACAACTATTGCAAAAAAGTATCCTTCGTTCCGCGACGAACGCCTCAAGACGACGGATCTCTGGTTGGACGGAAAGAGGGCGGACGATGGCGCCGAGGGGCTGTGGCGCATACACGACACACTGTACGACCTCTCGGACTTCATCGACCACCATCCGGGCGGCTCCGAGTGGATCCGGCTAACAAAGGGAACGGACATTACCGAGTCCTTCGAAACGCACCACATTAATACACGGGCCGAGGGCTTGCTGGCAAAGTACAAAGTGCGCGAGGCCACGGCGCCAAGGGCGGTGCAGTTGACGTTCCACGATGATGGGTTTTATCGGACACTCAAGCGGCGGGTTCGGGACAAGCTGAAGGATATCGACTATGCGCCGGTGAAGCAGTCGAAACTGATCATCGACTCGATGTTGGCCGCGGCGTTCGGTCTAGCCTTTCTTGCCATTCGCCTCCACAGCTACGTAATTGGTGCGTTTTCAGGGTTGTTTGTCTGCTGGACAATGATTGCGGCCCACAACTTTTTCCACCAGCGAGACAACTGGAGGATGATGACGTTCAATCTGGCCTTTTCCAGCTACCG CAAATGGAGAGTGTCGCACGCCATGTCTCACCACAACTTCCCCAACTCTATTCTGGACCTGGAGATTACCTACTTCGAACCGTACCTCTGTTGGCTGCCGAATCCTGCGACGAAGAGTGCCTTCGTACGGTACGGTTCCTGGGCGTATGGACCGATCGTGTATTCCGTTTTGCTTTATGCAGAATTTTTCAAACGCATCGCCGAGACTGTGAAACTGGGAAAAAACACGTTTCATTTGGATGACTTAGTCACATTCATTCTGCCAACGTTTATGTACGTCGTCGGCACCACCAGCCTCTGGGAGGTGGTCAAGATGTGGCTGTTCGTCGTGTTGGTGGCCAGTTTCATGTTCGGTTTAATCGGCTTAAACGCCGCCCATCACCACCCGAAGACGGTTCACGATGGCGATAGAATACC ggaaaatattgattacGCGGTTTACCAACTGGCTGCCGTTATCGACCGGTCGGATACGAAAGGCTCGCTGTTCATGGTACTGACGACCTTTGGAGATCACTGTTTGCATCATCTGTTCCCCACGCTCGATCACGGTATTCTGCCACAACTGTATCCGGTGTTTTTTGAAACGTGTCATGAATTTGAAACCGTATATCGTGAGATGCCGTGGCTACAGCAAATCATCGGCCAGCACAAACAGCTTGCCCGTATCGAAACGATGACGTATAACCCGTCGGAGAAGTTCAACTAA